In the genome of Salinispirillum sp. LH 10-3-1, one region contains:
- a CDS encoding 3'-5' exonuclease, with translation MLHLDRKPATAPAIPDWAERFSELHDHTHHERVRAFYGAGVVSGDTPLAEVPFVALDFETTGLNPERDGIVSIGLVPMTLARIQCSAARHWVVNPRRVLQDESVVIHGITHSDIAEAPDLMDILDELLAALAGRIVVVHHHRIERQFLDAALKVRINEGIQFPVVDTMELEGRLHRQRPPSLWDKLLRRPPPSIRLADSRQRYNLPYYQPHHALTDALASAELLQAQIAHHYSPDTPIKALWC, from the coding sequence ATGCTGCATCTGGATAGGAAACCGGCCACCGCGCCTGCAATCCCTGATTGGGCAGAGCGTTTCTCGGAATTACACGACCACACGCACCATGAGCGGGTGCGCGCGTTTTATGGTGCCGGAGTGGTGTCTGGGGATACGCCCTTGGCCGAAGTGCCCTTTGTCGCACTCGACTTTGAAACGACCGGATTGAATCCCGAGCGTGATGGCATTGTCAGCATCGGCTTGGTGCCTATGACTTTGGCGCGCATTCAATGCAGCGCGGCGCGACATTGGGTGGTCAACCCGCGCCGTGTACTGCAGGATGAATCGGTGGTAATTCACGGTATTACGCATTCGGATATTGCCGAAGCGCCGGACTTGATGGACATCTTAGATGAACTCCTAGCCGCACTCGCCGGACGTATTGTGGTGGTGCACCACCATCGCATCGAACGGCAGTTTCTGGATGCGGCGCTTAAAGTACGCATCAACGAGGGCATTCAGTTTCCAGTGGTCGATACCATGGAATTGGAAGGGCGTTTGCATCGCCAGCGCCCACCGAGCTTATGGGACAAGCTGTTGCGCCGACCTCCGCCTTCTATTCGGTTGGCCGACAGTCGGCAACGCTACAATTTGCCTTACTATCAACCGCATCATGCCCTAACCGACGCGCTCGCTAGTGCTGAATTGCTGCAAGCGCAAATTGCCCACCATTATTCGCCAGACACGCCAATAAAAGCATTGTGGTGCTAA
- a CDS encoding CopD family protein, which produces MVWFLLLHIAALLVWAAALLYLPIMIGASPERPPDIDQKPKPYDSVGRFLFTQVATPAALVAIIAGTVVFLLNRTVDTWLIIKLSLVTALVMAHAVAGILVLREERLGKQRHIRILSLALLVVLCVLMTAIVWVVLAKPAMEWLP; this is translated from the coding sequence GTGGTCTGGTTTCTGCTACTGCACATAGCGGCGTTGTTAGTCTGGGCCGCGGCCCTGCTTTACCTGCCCATTATGATCGGCGCGTCGCCTGAGAGGCCGCCCGATATCGACCAAAAGCCCAAGCCCTACGACTCAGTAGGCAGATTCCTGTTTACGCAAGTGGCAACGCCAGCGGCACTGGTCGCCATTATCGCCGGGACCGTGGTCTTTTTGCTTAACCGCACGGTCGATACGTGGCTGATCATCAAGTTATCGTTGGTGACAGCGCTGGTGATGGCACACGCCGTGGCGGGTATTTTGGTACTGCGCGAAGAACGCTTGGGGAAGCAACGCCATATTCGAATTTTGAGTCTGGCTTTGCTGGTGGTGTTGTGCGTGTTGATGACCGCCATTGTCTGGGTCGTATTGGCTAAACCCGCTATGGAGTGGTTGCCATGA
- a CDS encoding DUF2231 domain-containing protein encodes MPVQPIASRMAIRGHPIHPVLIHFPVAALLGLVGTDLAYLWTGDFFWARASLWLVGIGALGGAVSGTVGLIDLLVVPRIRRLITAWCHAILAIMLLSLASLNWLLRVSEPAAAVWPMGLYLSLITAGLIAITGFLGGKLVYEYAVGVDIDAARITSLPGSKQAAPE; translated from the coding sequence ATGCCCGTACAACCCATTGCCAGTCGGATGGCCATCAGAGGCCACCCCATTCATCCGGTGCTCATTCATTTTCCGGTCGCTGCCTTGTTGGGTCTGGTGGGTACGGACCTGGCCTACTTGTGGACAGGTGATTTTTTCTGGGCCCGTGCCAGCCTGTGGCTGGTCGGTATTGGCGCTTTGGGCGGCGCAGTTTCCGGCACGGTTGGTCTCATCGACCTGCTTGTTGTGCCCCGAATTCGTCGACTGATCACCGCGTGGTGCCATGCCATTCTGGCGATCATGCTGTTGTCGCTCGCATCGCTCAACTGGCTGTTGCGGGTCAGTGAGCCAGCGGCTGCGGTGTGGCCCATGGGACTGTATCTGTCGTTGATCACCGCCGGGTTGATCGCCATCACCGGTTTTCTGGGCGGCAAGCTGGTTTATGAGTACGCCGTGGGTGTCGACATTGACGCGGCGCGCATCACCAGTCTGCCGGGCAGCAAGCAGGCCGCGCCGGAATAG
- the coxB gene encoding cytochrome c oxidase subunit II — protein MVISLQLTACSGPFSALDPAGPAARDVAGLWWAMFGFSTLVLIAVTALWIYAIRRPASHADEQSARALQNRWIIWGGLALPLGSIALLLAFGIPIGHRMLPLPSADGDVLQIEVTGHQWRWEVHYPEQDIDLANEVHIPVNTPVDVVLRSNDVIHSFWVPRLGGKMDMIPGRTNVLRLQADEPGEYRGSCAEFCGVGHAHMQFTVTAHTEEDFARWQQQAQESAE, from the coding sequence GTGGTCATTTCTTTACAGTTAACGGCCTGCAGCGGCCCTTTCTCAGCGTTAGACCCCGCTGGACCTGCGGCGCGTGACGTGGCGGGTCTGTGGTGGGCGATGTTCGGGTTTTCGACGTTGGTGTTGATCGCGGTGACGGCGCTATGGATCTATGCCATACGTCGCCCTGCCTCGCATGCGGATGAGCAGTCAGCAAGGGCATTGCAGAACCGCTGGATCATTTGGGGTGGGCTTGCCTTGCCGCTAGGGAGCATTGCCTTGCTGCTGGCGTTTGGCATTCCCATCGGTCACCGTATGCTGCCCTTACCCTCGGCAGACGGCGACGTATTACAGATAGAAGTGACCGGCCATCAATGGCGCTGGGAAGTGCACTACCCGGAACAGGACATTGACCTAGCCAACGAAGTGCACATTCCGGTCAATACGCCGGTTGATGTCGTGTTGCGCAGTAACGACGTGATTCATTCGTTTTGGGTGCCGCGCCTCGGCGGCAAGATGGACATGATTCCCGGGCGTACTAATGTGCTGCGTTTGCAGGCTGATGAACCCGGTGAGTATCGGGGCAGTTGTGCCGAGTTTTGTGGCGTGGGTCACGCGCACATGCAATTCACGGTGACCGCACATACCGAAGAAGACTTCGCTCGTTGGCAGCAACAAGCTCAGGAGAGCGCAGAATGA
- the ctaD gene encoding cytochrome c oxidase subunit I, producing MTGTVETSKFVRELNRVWANLPGWGSLSAVNHSTIGLRFMVTGMVFFLIGGILAMLVRTQLALPEQDLISAELYNQAFTMHGTVMMFLFAIPVLEGLAIYLIPKMIGARDLVFPRISALGYYCYLFGGIIILSSLFLGIAPDSGWFMYTPLSSSVFSPGPGSDFWLLGITFVEISAMAAGIELTVSILRTRAPGMTLSRMPIFCWYILAMALMIVFGFPPLILASILLELERAAGMPFFDVAAGGDPLLWQHLFWLFGHPEVYIIFLPAAGIVSTLIPVFSGRPLVGYRWIVLSIILTGFISFGLWVHHMFTVGIPQLAQAFFSVASMMVAVPTAIQVFAWLATLWMGKVVFRLPMLWIMGFLVIFVCGGLTGVMLALVPFNWQVHDTHFVVAHMHYVLVGGMFFPLMAGLYYWLPLVSGRMLSERMGRWGFWLTFIGFNTTFLLMHLTGLLGMPRRVYTYEAGLGWDWLNLLSSIGGFIMAAGVAMVLLDLLLHYRFGRKATSNPWQADTLEWALDKPPAPYNFVSLPRIQSRSPLWDDPELGERLQAGEGSLVSIEHGRRETWGTDAVTGEPSEICHLPTNSWWPLMAAGALALVCVSLLMRWYPVAILGAVLAALPLFRWSWENGGHPSAAPLTPNDVEDELPLESRTLDGPGRWGMIITLLADGALYLSLLFGWFYLWTAAPQWSAPDDGPLSIWGLVLSGALLTLASLRFRQQARRLARGDEIGVQSGLWQATALGALHVLSLIAVLWVAPLAITDNAYDAVLFFMLLFLLFHSALAVIITALQAWRIKLGYVSARLPYEPQVVWPFWLYTTGIFWVSVALFVFLPMAWGAST from the coding sequence ATGACGGGCACGGTAGAGACGTCTAAATTTGTTCGAGAACTGAACCGGGTATGGGCGAATTTGCCGGGCTGGGGCAGCTTGTCGGCGGTCAATCACAGTACCATTGGCCTGCGCTTTATGGTCACGGGGATGGTGTTCTTTCTGATCGGCGGCATCCTGGCGATGCTGGTGCGCACTCAGTTGGCGTTGCCGGAGCAAGACCTGATCAGTGCCGAACTGTACAACCAAGCCTTCACCATGCACGGCACGGTGATGATGTTTCTATTTGCCATTCCGGTGTTGGAAGGCTTGGCGATTTATCTGATTCCGAAGATGATCGGCGCGCGTGATCTGGTGTTCCCGCGCATCAGTGCGTTGGGTTATTACTGCTATTTGTTCGGCGGCATCATCATACTGTCCAGCCTGTTTCTCGGCATTGCACCGGACTCGGGTTGGTTCATGTACACACCACTGAGCAGCAGTGTGTTTTCGCCTGGGCCGGGCTCTGATTTCTGGTTGCTCGGCATCACCTTTGTCGAAATCTCCGCTATGGCGGCGGGCATTGAACTCACCGTGTCCATTTTGCGCACCCGCGCACCTGGCATGACATTGAGCCGGATGCCGATCTTCTGTTGGTACATTTTGGCCATGGCACTGATGATCGTGTTCGGCTTTCCGCCGTTGATTCTTGCCAGCATTCTGTTGGAACTCGAACGCGCGGCTGGTATGCCGTTCTTCGATGTCGCTGCCGGTGGCGACCCGCTGCTGTGGCAGCACCTGTTCTGGCTGTTCGGACACCCGGAGGTCTACATCATCTTCCTGCCTGCGGCGGGTATCGTATCGACGCTGATTCCGGTGTTCTCCGGGCGTCCGCTGGTGGGTTATCGCTGGATCGTACTGTCGATCATTCTTACTGGCTTCATCAGTTTCGGGCTCTGGGTGCACCACATGTTTACCGTGGGCATTCCGCAGTTGGCGCAGGCGTTTTTCTCGGTCGCCAGTATGATGGTGGCAGTGCCTACGGCGATTCAGGTGTTCGCGTGGCTGGCGACTTTGTGGATGGGCAAGGTGGTGTTCCGCTTGCCAATGCTGTGGATCATGGGCTTTTTGGTCATCTTCGTGTGCGGTGGTTTGACTGGCGTGATGTTGGCGTTGGTGCCGTTCAATTGGCAGGTACACGATACGCACTTCGTCGTCGCGCACATGCATTATGTGCTGGTCGGTGGCATGTTCTTCCCGTTGATGGCGGGGCTGTATTATTGGCTACCGCTGGTCTCCGGGCGTATGCTGTCGGAACGCATGGGGCGGTGGGGTTTCTGGCTGACCTTCATCGGGTTTAATACCACCTTCCTGCTGATGCACCTGACCGGTCTGCTCGGCATGCCGCGCCGGGTCTATACCTATGAAGCGGGCTTGGGCTGGGACTGGCTGAATCTGCTGTCATCCATTGGCGGGTTCATTATGGCGGCCGGTGTGGCCATGGTGCTGCTGGATCTACTGCTGCACTACCGTTTTGGGCGTAAGGCAACCAGTAATCCTTGGCAGGCGGATACACTGGAATGGGCGCTGGATAAACCACCTGCGCCGTACAATTTCGTGTCTTTACCACGCATCCAGTCTCGCAGTCCGCTGTGGGACGATCCGGAACTGGGTGAGCGCTTGCAAGCCGGTGAGGGCAGCTTAGTCAGTATCGAGCACGGCCGCCGCGAGACCTGGGGCACCGATGCCGTGACCGGTGAACCCAGCGAAATCTGCCATTTGCCGACCAACTCTTGGTGGCCGTTAATGGCTGCGGGAGCCTTGGCACTGGTGTGTGTCAGTCTTCTCATGCGCTGGTATCCGGTGGCGATTCTGGGCGCTGTATTGGCCGCGTTGCCGCTGTTTCGCTGGAGCTGGGAAAACGGTGGGCACCCGAGTGCCGCGCCGCTGACCCCGAACGACGTCGAAGACGAGCTGCCGCTGGAATCGAGAACACTAGACGGACCGGGACGCTGGGGCATGATCATCACCTTACTGGCCGACGGCGCGCTGTATCTGTCGCTGCTGTTCGGTTGGTTTTACCTGTGGACGGCCGCACCGCAATGGTCGGCACCGGATGACGGGCCATTAAGCATTTGGGGCCTGGTACTCAGCGGTGCTTTGCTGACGCTGGCCAGCCTGCGCTTTCGGCAGCAGGCACGTCGACTGGCACGAGGCGACGAGATTGGCGTGCAGTCGGGGCTTTGGCAAGCCACTGCACTGGGCGCTTTACATGTGCTCTCGTTGATCGCTGTGCTCTGGGTGGCACCTTTGGCCATTACGGACAACGCTTACGATGCGGTGCTCTTTTTCATGTTGCTGTTTCTGCTGTTTCACAGCGCTCTGGCGGTCATTATTACGGCCTTGCAGGCGTGGCGCATAAAGCTTGGTTATGTGAGTGCTCGCTTGCCGTATGAACCACAAGTGGTATGGCCGTTCTGGTTATACACCACCGGTATCTTCTGGGTAAGCGTGGCGCTGTTTGTGTTTCTGCCTATGGCGTGGGGCGCCTCGACATGA
- a CDS encoding cytochrome c oxidase assembly protein: protein MPLGSPSGQSMVGIVALMAVLWCLPVTAWAHDPITSEGAARWVGVVNVLWLGALWVFYIVGQRRHAPPVWRAVLFHFTCALALITLMGPLDGWAETSTAAHMVQHMLVMVVIGPLWVLSRPFPQWFHAGLKNKAGWHRVTRISQYPMTMAYLHAAAIWFWHLPKPYMLAVEQPWWHWVEHLCFLLTAVGFWWAVLLGGRRNRPLALLAVLFTLMHTGFLGAVLTFANDVLYGEARSIQDQQLAGLIMWVGGGIPYLIAAGWIGHQWLRDLERRMQRIKVANGPLRTR, encoded by the coding sequence ATGCCTTTAGGGTCGCCGTCCGGTCAGTCTATGGTTGGCATAGTGGCCTTGATGGCTGTCCTCTGGTGCTTGCCCGTTACGGCGTGGGCGCATGACCCCATTACCAGCGAGGGCGCGGCACGCTGGGTCGGCGTTGTGAATGTGCTGTGGCTGGGTGCCTTGTGGGTGTTTTATATCGTCGGGCAGCGTCGTCATGCACCGCCAGTGTGGCGCGCCGTGTTGTTTCACTTCACGTGCGCGCTCGCGCTGATCACGCTCATGGGGCCATTGGATGGCTGGGCGGAAACCAGCACCGCGGCTCACATGGTGCAACACATGTTGGTCATGGTGGTGATCGGGCCGTTATGGGTGCTGTCTCGACCCTTTCCACAATGGTTCCATGCGGGCTTGAAGAATAAAGCCGGTTGGCACCGCGTGACCCGAATCAGCCAGTACCCAATGACCATGGCGTATTTGCACGCCGCCGCTATTTGGTTTTGGCACTTACCCAAACCCTACATGCTGGCGGTCGAGCAGCCGTGGTGGCACTGGGTAGAGCATCTGTGTTTTTTACTGACGGCGGTGGGGTTTTGGTGGGCCGTGCTGCTCGGCGGGCGGCGCAACCGACCTTTGGCGTTGCTCGCGGTGCTGTTTACCCTGATGCACACCGGCTTTCTCGGTGCCGTGCTCACCTTCGCCAATGACGTGCTCTATGGTGAGGCGCGCAGCATTCAAGACCAGCAGTTAGCAGGCCTGATCATGTGGGTTGGCGGTGGCATTCCCTATTTGATCGCCGCAGGCTGGATAGGCCACCAGTGGTTGCGCGACCTTGAACGCCGGATGCAGCGAATCAAGGTCGCGAACGGGCCACTAAGAACTCGCTAG
- the aguA gene encoding agmatine deiminase, whose product MTSRTLTTTPRADGFTMPAEWAPQQQTWMLWPERPDNWRLGAKPAQQTFVDVARAIARFQPVSIGVSAAQYENACLQFAADEGIRVLEISSNDAWMRDVGPTFVRNAAGELRGVDWVFNAWGGLHSGLYFPWDRDDQVARKVLQMEGKDRYRTDFILEGGSIHVDGEGTVLVTEACLLHPNRNPDLSRTDIEQRLCDYLNVEKVLWIAEGIYEDETNDHIDNVACFIRPGEIALAWTDDEQDPQYARSKAAYDHLINQTDAQGRALKVHKIPVPGPLFITAEEALGVDPVADGMARSAGQRLAGSYINFLFVNGGVIMPKFDDPMDEVAAQLLRELLPDHEIVQVPGREILLGGGNIHCITQQQPLASS is encoded by the coding sequence ATGACCAGCCGGACCCTAACTACTACACCGCGTGCTGACGGTTTTACGATGCCAGCCGAGTGGGCGCCGCAACAGCAAACTTGGATGTTGTGGCCGGAGCGCCCTGACAACTGGCGGTTGGGTGCCAAGCCCGCGCAGCAGACCTTTGTAGATGTAGCACGTGCCATTGCCCGTTTTCAGCCCGTTTCGATTGGGGTATCGGCGGCGCAATATGAGAACGCTTGTTTGCAATTCGCCGCCGATGAAGGCATTCGCGTACTTGAAATCAGCAGCAACGACGCGTGGATGCGTGACGTTGGGCCGACCTTTGTACGCAACGCAGCTGGTGAGTTGCGCGGTGTAGACTGGGTGTTCAATGCGTGGGGTGGTTTGCACAGCGGGCTCTATTTTCCGTGGGACCGCGACGACCAAGTGGCGCGCAAAGTGCTGCAAATGGAAGGCAAAGACCGTTACCGCACCGATTTCATCCTAGAAGGCGGTTCCATTCATGTGGATGGCGAAGGCACGGTACTGGTCACCGAAGCCTGTTTGTTACACCCCAACCGCAACCCGGATTTGTCACGCACGGATATCGAACAACGCCTGTGCGACTATCTAAACGTGGAAAAAGTCCTGTGGATTGCCGAAGGCATCTACGAAGACGAGACCAACGACCACATCGACAACGTGGCCTGCTTTATTCGCCCCGGTGAGATCGCCTTAGCGTGGACGGACGACGAGCAAGACCCACAATACGCGCGCTCCAAAGCGGCTTACGACCACCTGATCAACCAGACCGACGCCCAAGGCCGCGCTCTGAAAGTACACAAAATCCCCGTACCCGGTCCGCTGTTCATTACCGCAGAAGAAGCCTTAGGTGTTGATCCGGTCGCCGACGGCATGGCGCGCAGCGCCGGGCAGCGACTGGCTGGCAGCTACATCAATTTCTTGTTTGTGAACGGCGGCGTCATCATGCCTAAGTTCGACGACCCCATGGACGAAGTGGCCGCGCAGTTGTTGCGTGAGCTGCTACCAGACCATGAAATCGTGCAAGTGCCAGGTCGGGAGATCCTGCTGGGCGGCGGCAACATTCACTGCATCACCCAGCAGCAGCCTCTAGCGAGTTCTTAG
- the aguB gene encoding N-carbamoylputrescine amidase, protein MMRNVTVAATQMACGWDVDENIRNAEVKVREAHAQGAQIILLQELFERCYFCQKQKYEYLAFATPVEENPAVLHFAKVAAELKVVLPISIYERANNAYYNTVVMIDADGSVMGIYRKTHIPDGPGYSEKFYFTPGDTGFQVWDTAYAKIGVGICWDQWFPETARCMALMGAELLFYPTAIGSEPHDSSLDSAAHWQNTQCGHAAANLMPVIVSNRIGTEYEGEQSQTFYGSSFIADESGTKVKELNRTEEGVLVHTFDLEALATKRHSWGVFRDRRPDLYDAILTKDGKTF, encoded by the coding sequence ATTATGAGAAACGTAACCGTAGCCGCCACCCAAATGGCTTGCGGCTGGGATGTCGACGAAAACATCCGTAACGCTGAAGTGAAAGTCCGCGAAGCACACGCCCAAGGGGCGCAAATCATTTTGCTGCAAGAGCTGTTTGAACGCTGCTATTTCTGCCAAAAGCAGAAATACGAGTACCTCGCATTCGCCACACCCGTGGAAGAAAACCCCGCCGTACTGCATTTTGCCAAAGTCGCGGCTGAACTGAAGGTCGTGTTGCCCATCAGCATTTACGAGCGCGCCAATAACGCCTATTACAACACCGTTGTTATGATCGACGCCGATGGCTCCGTCATGGGTATTTACCGGAAGACGCACATTCCAGATGGCCCCGGCTATTCCGAAAAATTCTATTTCACTCCTGGCGACACTGGTTTCCAAGTATGGGATACCGCGTACGCCAAAATCGGCGTTGGCATTTGCTGGGATCAGTGGTTCCCTGAAACCGCACGTTGCATGGCACTCATGGGCGCTGAACTGCTGTTCTACCCAACCGCCATTGGCAGCGAACCGCACGACAGCTCATTGGATTCCGCTGCGCATTGGCAAAACACCCAGTGTGGCCACGCGGCGGCCAACTTGATGCCGGTGATCGTCAGTAACCGCATTGGCACCGAATACGAAGGTGAGCAATCACAAACCTTCTACGGCTCGTCTTTCATCGCTGATGAGTCGGGCACTAAAGTGAAAGAACTGAACCGCACTGAAGAAGGCGTGTTGGTGCATACTTTTGATCTCGAAGCACTGGCAACTAAACGCCACAGCTGGGGTGTCTTCCGTGACCGCCGTCCGGATCTCTATGACGCAATACTCACCAAAGACGGTAAAACCTTTTAA
- a CDS encoding glutamine synthetase family protein — protein sequence MANAEVAAFLEQNPDVQTIELLIGDLNGVIRGKRIEIDLLEKVFEEGFNLPGSVMALDATGTTVEETGLGADAGDPDYLCLPVPGTLAPVPWIGPDRAQALFSMYETDGETPFKIDPRQVLRRVMETFNKLGYTPGIAVEMEFYLMDKERDADGHLQPPVSPTSGRRMSSKQVYSMDDLDDYDFFIRDVIDTAHAQNIPADTVITEYAPGQFEVNLNYCNDPLEAADHAVLLKRVITQVAKKWEMEATFMAKPYIEHAGSGMHIHLSLMDKDGNNIFGTEDVLNNKYMRWAMGGIISMADATQALLCPSINSYRRLSPDFLAPTSKTWGYDNRTLALRIPSGNTEAHRIEHRMSGADANPYLAVAVVLAGAAEGLMHKIDPPPPTEGNAYDQNHPELADNARDALRAMKNDQRVLHWFGKDFIEMYSICKWSEVRLFERQITPMELELLLPYL from the coding sequence ATGGCAAACGCAGAAGTAGCAGCATTTTTAGAGCAAAACCCGGATGTGCAAACCATCGAGTTGTTGATCGGGGACTTGAACGGAGTGATTCGAGGCAAGCGCATTGAAATCGATCTCTTGGAAAAGGTGTTCGAAGAAGGGTTTAACCTGCCCGGTTCCGTTATGGCACTCGACGCCACCGGCACCACGGTAGAAGAAACCGGCCTAGGCGCCGACGCAGGCGACCCAGACTACCTGTGCCTTCCCGTGCCCGGCACACTGGCGCCCGTTCCTTGGATTGGCCCAGATCGCGCTCAAGCGCTGTTCAGCATGTACGAAACCGATGGCGAGACGCCGTTCAAGATCGACCCGCGCCAGGTACTGCGTCGGGTAATGGAAACCTTCAATAAGCTGGGTTATACCCCCGGCATTGCAGTAGAAATGGAATTCTACCTAATGGACAAAGAGCGTGATGCAGACGGCCATTTGCAGCCACCTGTGTCACCCACCAGCGGTCGTCGCATGAGCTCCAAGCAGGTCTATTCAATGGATGATCTGGACGACTACGATTTCTTCATTCGTGATGTCATCGACACTGCCCACGCGCAGAACATTCCCGCTGATACGGTCATCACCGAATACGCGCCGGGCCAGTTTGAAGTTAACCTCAACTACTGCAACGACCCGTTGGAAGCCGCTGATCACGCAGTACTCTTGAAGCGAGTGATCACACAGGTGGCGAAGAAGTGGGAGATGGAGGCGACCTTTATGGCCAAGCCTTACATCGAGCACGCGGGCAGCGGGATGCACATCCATTTGAGCCTGATGGATAAAGACGGCAACAACATTTTCGGTACGGAAGATGTGTTGAACAACAAATACATGCGTTGGGCAATGGGCGGTATTATTTCTATGGCCGACGCGACGCAAGCCTTGTTGTGCCCAAGCATCAACAGCTACCGCCGTTTGAGCCCTGATTTCCTAGCGCCAACGAGTAAGACGTGGGGCTACGACAACCGTACTTTGGCGTTGCGTATTCCGTCGGGCAACACGGAGGCGCACCGTATTGAGCACCGCATGAGTGGTGCTGATGCAAACCCGTATCTTGCGGTAGCCGTGGTATTGGCTGGTGCGGCAGAAGGTTTAATGCACAAGATCGATCCGCCACCTCCGACAGAAGGCAACGCATACGATCAGAACCACCCAGAACTCGCTGACAATGCACGCGATGCGTTGCGCGCGATGAAGAACGATCAGCGGGTGCTGCATTGGTTTGGTAAGGATTTCATTGAGATGTATAGCATCTGCAAATGGTCCGAAGTGCGGCTCTTTGAGCGGCAAATTACCCCCATGGAATTGGAATTACTGCTACCCTATCTTTGA
- a CDS encoding NAD-dependent succinate-semialdehyde dehydrogenase: MTTATLLFDHAFINGEWQQADTGKTFAVRNPATGETIAQVADCSAGDAERAVEAAHTAFLTWRQTTAKERATLLKRWFDLINSHQDALALLMTQECGKPLAESKGEVAYGGSFIEWFAEEARRVYGDVIPTNANGRRLLVSRQPVGVCSAITPWNFPLAMITRKCAPALAAGCTVVVKPAEATPLTALALAELARQAGIPAGVFNVVTAANGKDVGTVLSEHPRVRKVSFTGSTPVGKLLMKQAAGTVKRVSMELGGNAPFIVFDDADIDAAVAGALASKYRNTGQTCVCTNRFLVQSGVYDRFADALAKAVAGLKVGNGADEGTTQGPLINEAGVQKVERLVEDARSKGATVVMGGARHELGGNFYQPTVLTNVTPDMAVAQEEIFGPVSPLFRFETEEEAIQMANDTPFGLAAYFYSRDIGRVWRVAEALEYGMVGINEGIISTEVAPFGGMKESGLGREGSHYGIDEYLDIKYMCMGGL, translated from the coding sequence GTGACAACTGCAACGCTTCTTTTTGACCACGCCTTTATCAACGGTGAATGGCAGCAAGCCGATACAGGAAAAACCTTTGCAGTCCGTAACCCAGCGACCGGAGAAACCATCGCGCAGGTCGCTGACTGCAGCGCTGGCGACGCCGAACGTGCAGTAGAAGCAGCACACACCGCCTTTCTCACTTGGCGTCAGACCACCGCCAAGGAGCGTGCAACTTTGTTGAAGCGCTGGTTTGACCTGATCAACAGCCATCAAGACGCCCTGGCCCTGTTAATGACGCAGGAATGCGGCAAACCTCTGGCCGAGTCCAAAGGTGAGGTGGCCTACGGTGGTTCCTTTATTGAATGGTTTGCCGAAGAAGCGCGCCGTGTTTACGGCGATGTCATTCCGACCAACGCCAACGGACGTCGGTTGCTGGTATCTCGCCAACCGGTCGGCGTGTGCTCCGCAATCACGCCATGGAACTTCCCATTGGCCATGATTACTCGTAAATGCGCCCCTGCACTCGCGGCTGGGTGCACCGTGGTCGTCAAACCAGCGGAAGCCACCCCATTAACCGCGTTGGCTTTGGCCGAACTGGCGCGTCAGGCAGGCATTCCTGCCGGCGTGTTCAATGTCGTAACCGCCGCCAACGGCAAAGACGTCGGTACTGTATTGAGCGAACACCCACGGGTGCGCAAAGTATCCTTCACCGGCTCCACGCCTGTCGGAAAACTGCTGATGAAGCAAGCCGCTGGCACGGTGAAACGTGTTTCCATGGAGCTGGGTGGCAACGCTCCCTTTATCGTTTTTGATGACGCCGACATTGACGCTGCAGTGGCTGGAGCCTTGGCATCTAAATACCGCAATACCGGTCAAACCTGCGTTTGCACTAACCGCTTTTTGGTGCAGTCTGGCGTTTATGACCGCTTTGCCGACGCATTGGCGAAAGCCGTCGCTGGCTTAAAAGTCGGTAACGGTGCCGATGAAGGCACTACCCAAGGTCCGCTGATCAACGAAGCCGGTGTGCAGAAAGTTGAGCGCCTCGTAGAAGACGCACGCAGCAAGGGTGCAACCGTGGTCATGGGTGGTGCGCGCCACGAATTAGGCGGCAATTTCTATCAGCCTACGGTATTGACCAACGTCACACCCGACATGGCGGTCGCTCAAGAAGAGATTTTTGGTCCGGTATCCCCGCTCTTCCGCTTTGAGACAGAAGAAGAAGCGATTCAGATGGCGAACGACACGCCCTTTGGTCTGGCGGCGTATTTTTACAGCCGTGACATCGGCCGCGTATGGCGCGTTGCCGAGGCACTGGAATACGGGATGGTCGGCATCAACGAAGGCATTATTTCCACAGAAGTAGCACCCTTTGGTGGTATGAAAGAGTCTGGATTGGGGCGTGAAGGCTCACACTACGGCATCGACGAATACCTCGACATCAAATATATGTGTATGGGTGGTCTTTAG